The following are encoded together in the Gemmatimonadota bacterium genome:
- a CDS encoding Na+:solute symporter, which yields MTLTSLDWIIVLVSIVVSFLPAVILAKRAGSSTEEFFTSGRSAPWWLVGVSMVATTFSTDTPNLVTNLVREKGVANNWAWWSFLLTGMMTVFFYARLWRRSNVLTDLEFYEIRYSGKASTFVRGFRAVYLGLFFNCVIMASVNLAAAKIANVMLGWPMWQTLLICAVLNVAFAATSGLWGVLVTDFIQFGIAMAGAFAAAYYSLQQPEVGGLVGLFAKLPPQTLHLLPDFNDWGLTLSVLIIPLTVQWWSVWYPGAEPGGGSYIAQRMLASKSENDALAGTLFFNFAHYAIRPWPWIITGLCSILVFPELSDIARTFPYVDPKLIGHDMAYPAMLKFLPAGFMGLMIAGMLAAYVSTISTHLNWGTSYLVHDVYRRFVKEGASEAHYVMVGRLVTALLMVLAAGLTFVLDSARQSFELLMSIGAGTGLLYLLRWFWWRVSAWCEIAAMVTSFLIALGFFVAGKAGMVVPSHITLIVGVVITTAVWVTTAYLAPPTDSGKLDSFYALVRPAGPGWKVVRDRTGLPASADSLPMAMLGWVLGCAFVYAALFGAGSFLYGNTAQALVWLGVFVVSTVGLARILPKIWRSSES from the coding sequence ATGACGCTCACGTCCCTCGACTGGATCATCGTCCTCGTCTCGATCGTCGTGTCGTTCCTCCCGGCCGTGATCCTGGCCAAGCGCGCGGGGTCCAGCACGGAGGAGTTCTTCACGTCGGGTCGCAGTGCGCCCTGGTGGCTGGTCGGCGTGAGCATGGTGGCGACGACGTTCTCCACCGACACGCCCAACCTCGTGACCAACCTGGTGCGCGAGAAAGGGGTGGCCAACAACTGGGCGTGGTGGTCGTTCCTGCTGACGGGGATGATGACCGTCTTCTTCTACGCGCGGCTCTGGCGCCGGTCCAACGTCCTCACCGACCTGGAGTTCTACGAGATTCGCTACTCGGGAAAGGCCTCGACGTTCGTGCGTGGCTTTCGCGCGGTGTACCTCGGGCTCTTCTTCAACTGCGTGATCATGGCGAGCGTGAACCTGGCCGCCGCCAAGATTGCCAACGTCATGCTCGGCTGGCCGATGTGGCAGACGCTCCTGATCTGCGCGGTGCTCAACGTCGCCTTCGCCGCCACGTCGGGGCTGTGGGGGGTGCTGGTCACCGACTTCATCCAGTTCGGCATTGCGATGGCGGGCGCCTTCGCCGCCGCGTACTACTCGCTGCAGCAGCCCGAAGTTGGAGGGCTCGTGGGGCTATTTGCCAAGCTTCCGCCGCAGACATTGCACCTGCTCCCCGACTTCAACGATTGGGGGCTCACGCTCTCGGTGCTCATCATCCCGCTCACCGTGCAATGGTGGTCGGTCTGGTATCCCGGCGCCGAACCCGGAGGCGGGAGCTACATCGCCCAGCGCATGCTCGCCTCCAAGAGCGAGAACGACGCGCTCGCCGGCACGCTGTTCTTCAACTTCGCGCACTACGCCATTCGCCCGTGGCCGTGGATCATCACCGGGCTCTGCTCGATCCTCGTCTTCCCCGAGCTCAGCGACATTGCCCGCACGTTTCCGTACGTGGATCCCAAGCTCATCGGGCACGACATGGCGTATCCGGCGATGCTCAAGTTCCTCCCGGCCGGCTTCATGGGATTGATGATCGCCGGCATGCTCGCCGCGTATGTCTCCACCATCTCGACGCACCTCAACTGGGGGACGTCGTACCTCGTACATGACGTCTACCGGCGCTTCGTCAAGGAAGGGGCAAGCGAGGCGCACTACGTCATGGTGGGACGCCTCGTCACGGCACTGCTCATGGTCCTCGCCGCAGGGCTCACCTTCGTTCTCGACTCGGCGCGCCAGTCCTTCGAACTCCTCATGTCCATCGGCGCCGGCACCGGGCTGCTGTACCTGCTGCGCTGGTTCTGGTGGCGTGTGAGCGCCTGGTGCGAGATCGCGGCGATGGTCACATCGTTCCTCATCGCGCTGGGCTTCTTCGTCGCCGGCAAGGCGGGGATGGTCGTTCCGTCGCACATCACCCTCATCGTCGGCGTGGTCATCACGACCGCCGTGTGGGTGACGACCGCGTACCTCGCCCCGCCCACCGATTCCGGCAAGCTCGATTCGTTCTACGCGCTCGTGCGCCCGGCCGGGCCCGGGTGGAAGGTCGTCCGCGATCGCACCGGGCTCCCCGCCTCGGCCGACTCGCTGCCGATGGCGATGCTCGGATGGGTCCTGGGCTGCGCCTTCGTTTACGCGGCACTGTTCGGCGCCGGGAGCTTCCTGTACGGCAACACGGCCCAGGCGCTGGTGTGGCTCGGCGTCTTTGTGGTGAGCACCGTCGGGCTGGCGCGCATTCTCCCGAAAATCTGGCGGTCGTCGGAATCGTGA
- a CDS encoding c-type cytochrome produces MASVVGACALAGLGWLRWVDWRVDNVLQQRYDIPLTGIAVPTDSASLTEGERQAWFHGCHGCHAAQLQGKVFIDEPGEIRLVAPNIPETIARYSDAELSRLIRHGIRRDGTGVMGMPSAAFYQMSDLDVGRIIAHLRAAPVVPHALPSTSLHLPAKLALLDGDMLPDAATIDHRAPRVGDRRDTTRAWRGEYLARTICNECHGDRLEGIDEAPPLRQANGYSRPEFTALLREGRARDGRDLPLMGRTARARFFRFTEDEIADIYGYLMLLRAAPSPEGDAPPPSR; encoded by the coding sequence TTGGCGAGCGTCGTTGGCGCGTGCGCGCTCGCCGGGCTCGGGTGGCTGCGCTGGGTCGACTGGCGGGTCGACAACGTGCTGCAACAGCGCTACGACATCCCCCTCACCGGCATCGCCGTCCCGACCGACTCGGCGAGCCTGACCGAGGGGGAGCGACAGGCGTGGTTTCATGGCTGCCACGGCTGCCACGCCGCCCAGCTGCAGGGGAAGGTCTTCATCGACGAGCCCGGGGAGATCCGACTGGTCGCCCCCAACATCCCGGAGACCATCGCCCGCTATAGCGACGCCGAGCTGTCCCGCCTCATCCGGCACGGCATCCGGCGCGACGGCACCGGGGTGATGGGGATGCCGTCGGCCGCCTTCTACCAGATGTCCGACCTCGACGTGGGGCGCATCATCGCCCACCTGCGCGCCGCCCCCGTCGTCCCCCATGCGCTGCCGTCGACAAGTTTGCACCTGCCGGCGAAGCTGGCGCTGCTCGATGGCGACATGCTCCCCGACGCGGCCACAATCGATCATCGCGCGCCGCGCGTGGGCGACCGGCGCGACACCACGCGCGCCTGGCGTGGCGAGTACCTCGCCCGCACGATCTGCAACGAGTGTCACGGCGATCGACTCGAAGGCATCGACGAAGCCCCCCCGCTGCGACAGGCGAACGGATACTCCCGTCCGGAGTTCACCGCCTTGTTGCGCGAAGGGCGCGCGCGCGACGGACGCGACCTGCCGCTCATGGGGCGGACCGCCCGGGCGCGCTTCTTCCGCTTCACCGAGGACGAGATCGCCGATATCTATGGGTACCTGATGCTCCTGCGCGCAGCGCCGTCTCCCGAGGGAGACGCACCGCCGCCCTCGCGCTGA
- a CDS encoding nucleotidyltransferase family protein, translating into MSFTTRAVILARGLGTRMRQADGAASLDAEQAAVADAGVKGMIPIGRPFLDYVISALADAGITDVCLVIGPEHQAVRDYYGSLQPERVRVHFAVQAEPRGTADAVAAARDFAADQNVLVLNSDNFYPVDAYRALAAHGGAGLVGFEREALVAESNIPEERIRKFALVARDADGFLVEIVEKPDEATVARMGAHALVSMNLWSFTPVIFEACTRVRPSSRGELELQDAVRIAMHELGERFRVLPMAAGVLDLSNRRDIPAVAARLAGSAVRL; encoded by the coding sequence ATGTCCTTCACCACTCGCGCCGTCATTCTCGCCCGCGGCCTCGGCACACGCATGCGGCAGGCAGACGGCGCTGCCTCACTCGACGCCGAGCAGGCGGCGGTGGCCGACGCGGGGGTGAAGGGGATGATCCCCATCGGGCGCCCCTTCCTCGACTACGTCATCAGCGCACTGGCCGACGCGGGGATCACCGACGTCTGCCTGGTGATCGGCCCCGAGCACCAGGCGGTGCGCGACTACTACGGCTCGCTCCAACCCGAGCGCGTCCGCGTGCACTTCGCGGTGCAGGCCGAGCCACGCGGCACGGCCGACGCCGTCGCCGCGGCACGCGACTTCGCCGCCGACCAGAACGTCCTCGTCCTCAACTCCGACAACTTCTATCCCGTCGACGCGTATCGGGCGTTGGCCGCCCACGGTGGCGCGGGGCTGGTCGGCTTCGAGCGCGAGGCGCTGGTCGCCGAGAGCAACATCCCCGAGGAGCGCATCCGCAAGTTCGCGCTGGTGGCCCGCGACGCCGACGGCTTCCTGGTCGAGATCGTGGAAAAGCCGGACGAGGCGACCGTCGCGCGCATGGGCGCGCACGCGCTGGTGAGCATGAACCTCTGGTCGTTCACCCCCGTGATCTTCGAGGCGTGTACGCGCGTGCGGCCGTCCAGCCGTGGTGAGCTGGAGCTGCAGGATGCGGTGCGCATCGCCATGCACGAGTTGGGGGAGCGGTTCCGCGTGCTCCCCATGGCGGCCGGCGTCCTCGACCTGTCCAACCGGCGTGACATCCCCGCGGTCGCGGCGCGGCTGGCGGGGAGCGCGGTGCGGCTGTAG
- a CDS encoding galactokinase codes for MSHNRDQLLRVGMSAHQASAKAAMLDACDAALDALGSSDQRHSVWVPGRIEVLGKHTDYAGGRSLLCTVERGFAVRVAQRSDARIRAVDVATGGACETALDPEARAEAGDWSNYVATVARRLARNFPSARLGVDLAFTSDLPIAAGMSSSSALMIAVFVALAKSNDLRSSEEFRRAIYSREELASYLGTVENGESYRSLEGDVGVGTFGGSQDHTAIMCAEAGHVVQYSFAPVRREAQYVLPPTHTFVVGASGVLAEKSAGAREAYNQAALLVRHLLASWNATTGRNDLSLADAVRSADDAADQLREVARGAATADFAAETLGNRLEQFLLESFELIPQAAAILARGAVHELGPVVDRSQEAAERWLGNQIPETMALARLARHVGATAASAFGAGFGGSVWALVPVGDAHDFMVSWAEHYQAEFPAAAERATFFSSPAGPGAQQF; via the coding sequence ATGTCTCACAATCGCGACCAGCTCCTGCGGGTGGGGATGTCGGCGCACCAGGCATCAGCGAAGGCGGCGATGCTCGACGCGTGCGACGCCGCCCTCGATGCGTTAGGCAGCTCCGACCAGCGCCACTCCGTGTGGGTCCCGGGGCGCATCGAGGTCCTGGGCAAGCACACCGACTACGCCGGGGGGCGTTCGCTCCTGTGCACGGTGGAGCGCGGCTTTGCCGTTCGGGTGGCGCAACGCAGCGACGCGCGCATCCGCGCCGTCGACGTGGCCACGGGCGGGGCGTGCGAGACCGCGCTCGACCCCGAGGCGCGTGCCGAGGCGGGCGACTGGTCCAACTACGTGGCCACCGTCGCCCGACGACTGGCGCGCAACTTCCCCTCGGCGCGTTTGGGGGTCGACCTCGCCTTCACGTCGGACCTGCCGATCGCCGCGGGGATGAGCTCGTCGAGCGCGCTGATGATCGCCGTCTTCGTGGCGCTGGCCAAGAGCAACGACCTGCGCAGCTCCGAGGAGTTCCGTCGTGCGATCTACTCGCGTGAGGAGCTCGCGTCATATCTCGGCACCGTGGAGAACGGGGAGTCGTATCGGTCGCTCGAGGGGGACGTGGGGGTGGGGACCTTCGGCGGCAGCCAGGACCACACCGCCATCATGTGCGCCGAGGCGGGGCACGTGGTGCAGTACTCGTTCGCGCCGGTGCGCCGTGAGGCGCAATACGTCCTCCCGCCCACGCACACCTTCGTGGTGGGGGCGAGCGGCGTGCTGGCGGAAAAGTCGGCGGGAGCGCGCGAGGCGTACAACCAGGCCGCGCTCCTGGTGCGGCACCTGCTGGCGTCGTGGAACGCGACGACCGGGCGCAACGACCTCTCGCTGGCCGACGCCGTGCGCAGCGCCGACGACGCCGCCGACCAGCTGCGCGAGGTGGCACGCGGCGCCGCGACCGCCGACTTCGCGGCCGAAACGTTAGGCAATCGCCTCGAGCAATTCCTGCTGGAAAGCTTCGAGCTGATCCCGCAGGCCGCGGCGATCCTGGCGCGCGGCGCCGTGCACGAGCTTGGGCCGGTGGTCGATCGGTCGCAGGAAGCGGCCGAGCGCTGGCTCGGGAACCAGATCCCCGAGACCATGGCACTCGCACGCCTCGCACGTCACGTGGGGGCGACGGCCGCGTCGGCGTTCGGTGCCGGCTTCGGTGGCAGCGTGTGGGCCCTGGTCCCGGTGGGCGACGCGCACGACTTCATGGTGTCGTGGGCCGAACACTATCAGGCCGAGTTCCCCGCCGCCGCCGAGCGCGCGACGTTCTTCTCGTCGCCCGCCGGGCCCGGAGCGCAGCAGTTCTAG
- a CDS encoding Gfo/Idh/MocA family oxidoreductase: MSSEHPSRRDLLKGAALASAGLVLGSHAALAQGGDAADGASTDPFTGRPSAAATMAGVPFEKHATVRIAIVGTGLRGRSVLHELLGVPNVRITALCDTVPEKVEMAVQQMRKAGHDYEPARFTSGPNAYEQLVRRDDIDIVYTATPWEWHVPVCLAALNAGKHAATEVPAAYTLEDCWKLVDASERTRRHCLMMENCNYGYNELLVLQMVKAGAFGDLKHAGAAYNHDLREILFENKDEGLWRRRHHTLRNANLYTTHGLGPVAFMLGINRGDRFDYMVSMATPEMGLTKWRKDHEPADSPKWKERYVTGDLNISLIKTAKGRTIRLEHDVSSPRPYSRINSIQGTNGIFEDYPARIYIEGEGDAHRWASIDAYKAKYEHPLWRELGEKARSGGHGGMDYVMAYRLVQCLREGLVPDFDVYDAAAWSAPGPLSEMSVAKGSAPMKFPDFTRGKWSEARASL; encoded by the coding sequence ATGTCCAGCGAACACCCATCTCGGCGCGACCTTCTCAAGGGCGCTGCCCTGGCATCGGCAGGGCTCGTCCTCGGCTCCCATGCGGCGTTGGCGCAGGGGGGCGATGCAGCTGACGGCGCCTCGACCGACCCGTTCACCGGGCGCCCGTCTGCCGCGGCGACCATGGCCGGGGTGCCGTTCGAGAAGCACGCGACGGTCCGCATCGCCATCGTCGGGACCGGGCTGCGCGGGCGCTCGGTGCTGCACGAGCTGCTCGGCGTGCCCAACGTGCGCATCACCGCGCTCTGCGACACCGTCCCCGAGAAGGTGGAAATGGCGGTGCAGCAGATGCGGAAGGCGGGGCACGACTACGAGCCGGCGCGCTTCACGTCGGGGCCTAACGCCTACGAACAACTCGTCAGGCGCGACGACATCGACATCGTGTATACGGCAACACCGTGGGAATGGCACGTCCCGGTCTGCCTGGCGGCGCTGAACGCGGGGAAGCACGCGGCCACCGAAGTGCCGGCCGCCTACACGCTGGAGGACTGCTGGAAGCTGGTCGACGCCTCGGAGCGCACGCGGCGCCACTGCCTGATGATGGAAAACTGCAACTACGGCTACAACGAGTTGCTGGTGCTCCAGATGGTGAAGGCGGGCGCCTTCGGAGACCTCAAGCATGCGGGGGCGGCGTACAACCATGACCTGCGCGAGATCCTCTTCGAGAACAAGGACGAGGGGCTCTGGCGCCGGCGCCACCACACGCTGCGCAACGCCAATCTCTACACCACGCACGGCCTGGGCCCCGTCGCCTTCATGCTGGGGATCAACCGCGGCGACCGCTTCGACTACATGGTGTCGATGGCGACGCCGGAGATGGGGCTCACCAAGTGGCGCAAGGACCACGAACCGGCCGACTCGCCCAAGTGGAAGGAGCGGTACGTCACGGGCGACCTCAACATCTCGCTGATCAAGACGGCCAAGGGGCGCACCATTCGCCTGGAGCACGACGTCTCGTCGCCGCGCCCGTATTCGCGCATCAACTCGATCCAGGGGACCAACGGGATCTTCGAGGACTACCCGGCGCGCATCTACATCGAGGGCGAAGGCGACGCACACCGCTGGGCCTCGATCGACGCGTACAAGGCCAAGTACGAGCACCCGCTCTGGCGCGAGTTAGGGGAGAAGGCGCGCAGCGGCGGGCACGGCGGGATGGACTACGTGATGGCCTACCGCCTGGTGCAATGCCTGCGCGAGGGGCTCGTCCCGGACTTCGACGTCTACGACGCCGCGGCGTGGTCGGCCCCCGGGCCGTTGAGCGAAATGTCGGTCGCCAAGGGGAGCGCGCCGATGAAGTTCCCGGACTTCACGCGGGGGAAGTGGAGCGAGGCGCGGGCGTCGCTCTAG
- a CDS encoding TIM barrel protein: protein MSQSRRDALRTLGGAALAGGALAAAASPLAAMSAPAVGALQPLPGAGRLKQSVCQWCYSSMPLDELCAAAKRIGLLSVELLSEKDWPVVKQHGLTCAMANGPSTIPVGFNRPSEHDRLVAESERLLPLVAAAGLPNMIVFSGNRAGMGDGEGLANCVAGLKRITPLAEKLGVTVCMELLNSKVDHKDYMCDRTPWGAELVRQVGSPRFKLLYDIYHMQIMEGDVIRTIRDHFGAIGHFHTAGVPGRNEIDAGQELQYPAIMRAIADLGYTGFIGQEFIPKREPMRSLEEGVRICEV from the coding sequence ATGAGCCAGAGTCGCCGCGATGCCCTCAGGACCCTTGGTGGCGCGGCGCTCGCCGGTGGCGCGCTCGCCGCGGCGGCCTCGCCGCTGGCCGCGATGAGCGCGCCGGCCGTCGGTGCGTTGCAGCCGCTTCCCGGCGCCGGGCGCCTCAAGCAGAGCGTCTGTCAGTGGTGCTACAGCAGCATGCCGCTGGATGAGCTATGCGCCGCGGCCAAGCGCATCGGCCTGCTCTCGGTCGAGCTGCTGAGCGAGAAGGACTGGCCGGTGGTGAAGCAGCATGGCCTCACCTGCGCCATGGCCAACGGGCCGAGCACGATCCCGGTCGGCTTCAACCGCCCCAGCGAACATGACCGCCTGGTGGCCGAGTCGGAGCGCCTCCTGCCGCTCGTTGCGGCTGCCGGACTGCCGAACATGATCGTCTTCTCGGGCAATCGCGCCGGGATGGGCGATGGTGAAGGGTTGGCCAACTGCGTGGCGGGGCTCAAGCGCATCACGCCGCTGGCCGAAAAGCTTGGGGTGACGGTGTGCATGGAGCTGCTCAACTCCAAGGTCGACCACAAGGACTACATGTGCGACCGCACGCCGTGGGGGGCCGAACTCGTCAGGCAGGTGGGGAGCCCGCGCTTCAAGCTCCTGTACGACATCTACCACATGCAGATCATGGAAGGCGACGTGATCCGCACGATCCGCGACCACTTCGGGGCGATCGGTCACTTCCATACGGCCGGGGTCCCGGGGCGCAACGAGATCGACGCCGGGCAGGAGTTGCAGTATCCGGCGATCATGCGGGCCATTGCGGACCTGGGCTACACGGGGTTCATCGGGCAGGAGTTCATCCCCAAGCGGGAGCCGATGCGCTCGCTGGAGGAGGGGGTGCGGATCTGCGAGGTGTAG
- a CDS encoding sugar phosphate isomerase/epimerase, translated as MTSRREALKRLTQASALGLVAAPFMNDLMAQSAFAADGTAPRADGPAPAAAIKRCGVQLYTIRGEMEKGVEAALARVAAIGFKEVEFAGYFGRTPTQIAAALKANGLIAPSLHIPVAMILKDPNAMLDSMETIGHKFAIMPYLDANERKTLDQYKKVADQLNEAGALTKQRGIQMAYHNHDFEFETLEGEVPYDLFLARCDKDLVHFELDLFWANKAKRDPLAYFAKHPGRFPCVHVKDMTADGTMTEVGAGRIPFAQYFAKASQAGIKHYFVEHDNPKDPYASITASFKALSAL; from the coding sequence GTGACTTCCCGAAGAGAAGCCCTCAAGCGCCTGACCCAGGCGTCGGCCCTTGGCCTCGTGGCCGCCCCGTTCATGAACGACCTGATGGCACAGTCCGCCTTTGCGGCTGACGGCACCGCGCCGCGTGCCGATGGCCCGGCCCCCGCTGCGGCGATCAAGCGCTGCGGCGTGCAGCTCTACACCATCCGTGGGGAGATGGAGAAGGGAGTGGAGGCCGCCCTGGCCCGGGTGGCGGCGATCGGGTTCAAGGAGGTCGAGTTCGCCGGCTACTTCGGGCGCACCCCGACGCAGATCGCCGCGGCGCTCAAGGCGAACGGGTTGATCGCGCCGTCGCTGCACATCCCGGTGGCGATGATCCTCAAGGATCCGAACGCCATGCTCGACTCGATGGAGACCATCGGGCACAAGTTCGCCATCATGCCGTACCTCGACGCCAACGAGCGCAAGACGCTCGACCAGTACAAGAAGGTGGCCGACCAGCTCAACGAGGCCGGGGCGCTCACGAAGCAGCGTGGGATCCAGATGGCGTACCACAACCACGACTTCGAGTTCGAGACGCTCGAGGGGGAGGTGCCGTACGACCTCTTCCTCGCGCGCTGCGACAAGGACCTCGTGCACTTCGAGCTGGATCTCTTCTGGGCCAACAAGGCCAAGCGCGACCCGCTCGCCTACTTCGCCAAGCACCCGGGGCGCTTCCCGTGCGTGCACGTGAAGGACATGACGGCGGACGGGACGATGACCGAGGTGGGGGCGGGGCGGATCCCGTTCGCGCAGTATTTCGCCAAGGCGAGCCAGGCGGGGATCAAGCACTACTTCGTGGAGCACGACAACCCGAAGGATCCGTACGCCTCGATCACCGCGTCGTTCAAGGCGCTCAGCGCCCTATGA
- a CDS encoding c-type cytochrome, with product MRRFVRRSLAVLVVAVPALAGAQQQEGFKNLQVLPKDMPRPELLNVMRRFTQTLGLRCNDCHVVTNPGQMPERLDPASDDKELKKIARGMLQMTMDINGKYLSQTGRTFTARTRVSCETCHRGVSKPRTLAAEVLGALEAKDADSAIVRYKELREKTYGKAQFDFTEDGLPRLADEMSRARRVDDAIKLLTLNLEYFPKSAATFAQLALGQAQKGDTASALATIDKGLAAAPDHPQLKRTQAMLKGARP from the coding sequence ATGCGCCGTTTCGTCCGTCGTTCGCTCGCCGTGCTCGTCGTTGCCGTTCCCGCCTTGGCTGGGGCCCAGCAGCAGGAAGGATTCAAGAACCTGCAGGTCCTCCCGAAGGACATGCCGCGCCCCGAATTGCTCAACGTCATGCGTCGCTTCACGCAGACGTTAGGCCTGCGCTGCAACGACTGTCACGTGGTGACCAACCCCGGGCAGATGCCCGAGCGACTCGATCCCGCGTCGGACGACAAGGAGCTCAAGAAGATCGCGCGCGGCATGTTGCAGATGACGATGGACATCAACGGCAAGTACCTCTCGCAGACCGGGCGCACCTTCACGGCGCGCACGCGCGTGAGCTGCGAAACGTGCCATCGTGGCGTGTCCAAGCCGCGCACGCTGGCCGCCGAGGTGCTGGGCGCGCTCGAGGCCAAGGATGCCGACAGCGCGATCGTGCGCTACAAGGAGCTGCGTGAGAAGACCTACGGAAAGGCGCAGTTCGACTTCACCGAGGACGGCCTCCCGCGCCTGGCCGACGAGATGAGCCGCGCGCGCCGCGTGGACGACGCGATCAAGCTGCTCACCCTGAACCTCGAGTACTTCCCCAAGTCGGCGGCAACCTTCGCGCAGCTCGCGCTCGGGCAGGCGCAGAAGGGCGATACGGCCTCGGCGCTGGCGACCATCGACAAGGGGCTGGCGGCGGCGCCCGACCATCCGCAGCTCAAGCGGACCCAGGCGATGCTGAAGGGTGCCCGGCCGTAA
- a CDS encoding DUF885 domain-containing protein: MRSMLLTGALAVTATLAGGCAGGEGKTRADTPSTGATAASDTSSTASRELAALVDEYLDGWAAFYPSIAAGNGLHMHDDRLEDFSAGNIAQQLLWFREMKARLVRIPVADLTPDERVDRRILDGVIDGWILDLDVAHSWQRNPMIYASAITDGVHNLMTMESAPPQVRMQRVRDKLRGVPALLQAAKANLRNPPRILAERGLGMFRGASAMLANDLGLALDAPRGETWNAMMVEARSARAAIDAFIADYEKTVLPNANGPIALGKDYVEARYRAEELLDLPAERMLEIAQRELAREQALFAEKARAVDSTREAMAVWGDVLRDHPRRGELVAATRRTVDELQQFVTSHDLVRLPSADQVIVEPSKPFDIGLASMHASPPLEATPVKSIFYVTDANPSWPAERQDKWLERFNYPSLAITSAHEAMPGHFVHAMFMRQTPGKVRRIWIGLNPFPQPSSGQDGWAHYTEYLVVEQGFKQDDPRYAMAQLSESMTRICRLIVSLNVHANGWTLEQGARFFEENAHIPGPAALQEASRVAYDPTNGGYFLGKRAMLALREDVQARQGAAFNLREFHERVMKNGIAPWWAHRQLLLPGDASAVLR; encoded by the coding sequence ATGCGATCGATGCTGTTGACAGGGGCGCTGGCCGTCACGGCCACGCTGGCGGGTGGCTGCGCGGGGGGCGAGGGGAAGACGCGGGCGGATACACCGTCGACCGGCGCGACGGCGGCCTCCGACACCTCGAGTACGGCCTCACGCGAGCTGGCGGCGCTGGTCGACGAGTACCTCGATGGGTGGGCGGCCTTCTACCCGTCGATCGCGGCGGGGAACGGGCTCCACATGCACGACGACCGCCTCGAGGACTTCTCGGCCGGCAACATCGCGCAGCAGCTCCTCTGGTTCCGGGAGATGAAGGCGCGGCTGGTGCGCATCCCGGTCGCCGACCTCACCCCCGACGAACGCGTCGACCGGCGCATCCTCGACGGCGTCATCGACGGGTGGATCCTCGACCTCGACGTGGCGCACAGCTGGCAGCGCAACCCGATGATCTACGCCTCGGCCATCACCGACGGCGTGCACAACCTCATGACGATGGAGAGCGCGCCGCCGCAGGTGCGCATGCAGCGCGTGCGCGACAAGCTGCGCGGCGTCCCGGCGCTGTTGCAGGCGGCCAAGGCCAACCTGCGGAACCCGCCCCGCATCCTGGCCGAGCGCGGGCTGGGGATGTTCCGCGGCGCGAGTGCGATGCTGGCCAACGACCTGGGGCTCGCCCTCGACGCCCCGCGCGGCGAGACCTGGAACGCGATGATGGTCGAGGCGCGCTCGGCGCGCGCGGCGATCGATGCGTTCATCGCTGACTACGAGAAGACCGTCCTCCCCAACGCCAACGGGCCAATCGCGTTAGGCAAGGACTACGTCGAGGCGCGCTACCGCGCCGAGGAGCTGCTCGACCTCCCCGCCGAGCGCATGCTGGAGATCGCCCAGCGCGAGTTGGCGCGCGAGCAGGCGCTCTTTGCCGAGAAGGCCCGGGCGGTCGATTCCACGCGCGAGGCGATGGCGGTGTGGGGCGACGTGCTGCGCGACCATCCCAGGCGCGGTGAGCTGGTGGCGGCGACGCGGCGCACAGTCGACGAGCTGCAGCAGTTCGTCACGAGCCACGACCTCGTACGCCTCCCCAGCGCCGACCAGGTCATCGTGGAGCCGTCCAAGCCGTTCGACATCGGGCTGGCCTCGATGCACGCCTCGCCGCCGCTCGAAGCCACGCCGGTCAAGTCGATCTTCTACGTCACCGACGCCAATCCGTCGTGGCCGGCGGAACGACAGGACAAGTGGCTGGAGCGGTTCAACTATCCGTCGTTGGCGATCACCTCGGCGCACGAGGCGATGCCCGGGCATTTCGTGCACGCGATGTTCATGCGCCAGACGCCGGGGAAGGTGCGCCGCATCTGGATCGGGCTCAACCCGTTTCCGCAGCCGTCGAGCGGACAGGACGGCTGGGCGCACTACACCGAGTACCTGGTGGTGGAGCAGGGATTCAAGCAGGACGATCCGCGGTACGCGATGGCGCAGCTGTCGGAGTCGATGACGCGCATCTGTCGCCTCATCGTCAGTCTCAACGTGCATGCGAACGGCTGGACGCTGGAGCAGGGGGCCCGCTTCTTCGAGGAGAACGCGCACATCCCCGGTCCGGCGGCGCTGCAGGAGGCGTCGCGTGTGGCGTACGATCCCACCAACGGCGGCTACTTCCTGGGAAAGCGGGCGATGCTCGCGCTTCGTGAGGATGTCCAGGCGCGGCAAGGGGCGGCGTTCAACCTGCGCGAGTTCCACGAGCGGGTGATGAAGAACGGGATTGCCCCCTGGTGGGCCCATCGCCAGCTCCTCCTTCCCGGCGACGCCTCGGCGGTGCTGCGCTAG